The window ATTGCCTACCGGCAACCCGTCACGCGCGGCGATATCGAGGACATTCGCGGCGTGACGGTCAACAGCTTGATCATCAAGCAGTTGGAGGACCGGGGTTGGGTGGAAGTCATTGGCCATCGTGAAACGGTGGGGCGCCCGGCGCTGTTTGCTACCACCCGCCAGTTTCTGGATGATATGGGCTTGCAGTCGCTGGACCAACTGCCGGTGCTCGACGACCCAACGGGCAGCGTGAATGTGCTGGAAGCCATGGCCGCAGCCGCTCAAGGAGCCTTGGAGTCCGAGCCCGATCTGCTGGCGGTGTTGCCGCAGGAAGCCAGCAGCGCGCAGGAGCCTCTGGGGGCTATCTCTGGTGAGGGCAGTGTGCAGCCCGTAGATGATTTTTTTGAGAATGTGGAGACTGATCTCCGCGTCGACCATGGTGATGCCCCAGGTGGCATCCAGGGAAATACTTGATGAACGACTCGACCCCCGAAAATCCGGCTGAACTGCCTGGGTTGAATGCTGCTGACGCGGTGCCTGCGGCCAAAAAACCGGCAGCGAAGCGCGCCCCGCGCAAGAAAGCGGCCCCAGGCGCCGTTGAGGCGGCCGGGCTCGAAGCCGCGGCTGTGGAACCTGTTGCCATTTCAGGCCCTGCGTCTGACGCGCCCGTGGCCGAAGCGCCAGCGCAGGAGGTGCGGGCAGCGGTCGTGGAAATTGGGTCGACTGCTCTGGTCTCTGCGGCAGAAGGCGAAGGCGGCCCCTTGTCGCAAGAGCGCAGCCTCCGCGACGAAGTTCGCCGACGTTCTCCACACCCTGAGGGGGCTGGGCGTGACAAGCGCAAAGCTGCGGCCGTGGTAGAGGGCTACCAGTTCGAAGACGTGGTGTCGGGTCGATTCGACGAAGAGGACGCCTCTACAGACGCGGTGCCGCCCAAGCGGGTGCTGCTGCCACAGGTCGAGACTCCTAAATTGCACAAAGTGCTGGCCCAGGCCGGCCTGGGGTCGCGTCTGGAAATGGAGCAGTTGATTCTGGAGGGGCGCATCTCGGTCAATAACGAGCCCGCTCACATCGGCCAGCGTATTCAATTTGGCGATCAGGTCAAGGTCAATGGCAAGCCGATCCGCTACCGCATTGATCCACCCCCAGCGCGCGTGATTGCCTATCACAAGCCCGTCGGTGAGGTCGTTACCCATGACGATCCGCAAAACCGCCCCACCGTCTTTCGCAAGCTGCCCCGGCTTATGCAGGGCAAGTGGCAGTCCGTAGGACGCCTGGATCTGAACACTGAAGGTCTGCTGTTGTTCACCAGCTCGGGCGAGTTGGCCAACAAACTGATGCATCCCCGCTTCGGCTTGGAGCGCGAGTATGCCGTGCGCGTGCTGGGCGCTCTCAGCAACGAGGAAAAGCAAAAGCTGCTGGACGGTGTGCGCCTGGATGACGGTATGGCATCGTTCGGCTCCATCGAAGATGGCGGTGGAGAGGGTTCCAACTGCTGGTACCGGGTGACCATCTCCGAAGGGCGCAATCGCGAAGTGCGCCGCATGCTCGAATCCGTGGGCCATGCCGTCAGCCGCCTGATCCGCATCCGTTACGGCGCGATGGTATTGCCGCGTGGTCTGAAGCGCGGAGCCTGGCTGGAGCTGGACGAGAGCGATATCCGTGCCCTGGTTCAGGCTGCAGGCGCCGGGCGCCCGGCGCCCGTTGAGGGACGCTCCGAAGGGGGCGACGCTGGCGGGCGTAGCGGCAAGCCTCGCAACCGTGGTCGTGGTGGCCCACGGGGTGATGGCGCGCGCCGCGATATGTCGCAACCGCCGGTCCCAGGCGGACCCCGTGGGCAGAAGCCGCGCCGCGATGGAGGCCAGAGCGCTGCCCGTGGCAACAACAGCGCTGCTGGTGGTGATCGCCAGCGGGGAGGTGCGGCGCAGCCCGATCCGATGAAAACTTCCGTGGGTTACATCGGCATGGACAGTCTCTCTCGCCACCGTCAGGACAAACGCCGCCCCGGTGGCGGTGGTCCCCGGCGTGGAGGTGGTGGGCGCTGAGCGCTACTTCCGTCACACTCCCCGGTTAGAATCGAGGGCTTTGTCCGATGGACAAACGAATCACAGCAACAACCATTCAGGAAATCAACATGGCAATCGAACGCACTCTCTCCATCATCAAGCCCGACGCAGTGGCCAAGAACGTCATCGGTCAGATCTACGCACGCTTTGAAGCCGCTGGCCTCAAGGTTGTGGCAGCCCGCATGGCTCACCTGTCCCGCCTGGAAGCCGAACAGTTCTACGCAGTGCACAAAGAGCGTCCTTTCTTCAAGGACCTGGTGGACTTCATGATTTCCGGTCCTGTGATGATTCAGGCCCTGGAAGGCGAAAACGCCATCC of the Acidovorax sp. 107 genome contains:
- the scpB gene encoding SMC-Scp complex subunit ScpB, with translation MNTVDAKRVLETALICAQQPVPVRELRVLFNDALGSDTLKVLLQELQLDWAQRGVELVQVATGWRFQSRPEMREYLDRLHPEKPPRYTRATMETLAIIAYRQPVTRGDIEDIRGVTVNSLIIKQLEDRGWVEVIGHRETVGRPALFATTRQFLDDMGLQSLDQLPVLDDPTGSVNVLEAMAAAAQGALESEPDLLAVLPQEASSAQEPLGAISGEGSVQPVDDFFENVETDLRVDHGDAPGGIQGNT
- a CDS encoding pseudouridine synthase; the encoded protein is MNDSTPENPAELPGLNAADAVPAAKKPAAKRAPRKKAAPGAVEAAGLEAAAVEPVAISGPASDAPVAEAPAQEVRAAVVEIGSTALVSAAEGEGGPLSQERSLRDEVRRRSPHPEGAGRDKRKAAAVVEGYQFEDVVSGRFDEEDASTDAVPPKRVLLPQVETPKLHKVLAQAGLGSRLEMEQLILEGRISVNNEPAHIGQRIQFGDQVKVNGKPIRYRIDPPPARVIAYHKPVGEVVTHDDPQNRPTVFRKLPRLMQGKWQSVGRLDLNTEGLLLFTSSGELANKLMHPRFGLEREYAVRVLGALSNEEKQKLLDGVRLDDGMASFGSIEDGGGEGSNCWYRVTISEGRNREVRRMLESVGHAVSRLIRIRYGAMVLPRGLKRGAWLELDESDIRALVQAAGAGRPAPVEGRSEGGDAGGRSGKPRNRGRGGPRGDGARRDMSQPPVPGGPRGQKPRRDGGQSAARGNNSAAGGDRQRGGAAQPDPMKTSVGYIGMDSLSRHRQDKRRPGGGGPRRGGGGR
- the ndk gene encoding nucleoside-diphosphate kinase gives rise to the protein MAIERTLSIIKPDAVAKNVIGQIYARFEAAGLKVVAARMAHLSRLEAEQFYAVHKERPFFKDLVDFMISGPVMIQALEGENAILKNRELMGATDPKKAEAGTIRADFADSIDANAVHGSDAAETAQAEVAFFFPGLNIYSR